In Dysgonomonadaceae bacterium zrk40, one genomic interval encodes:
- a CDS encoding VanZ family protein — MRTLFRYMSLPLLVGLLIFTGTCLIGPGSVPNMPEGFPWDKVAHFGLFFLLSAVSLYDYDKLHSGAPSRIRWIFWGVILPVLYGGLIELLQLYIFTTRSAEMGDLIADVAGSLTALLLAIIWVRKGKNQ, encoded by the coding sequence ATGCGCACACTTTTTCGTTACATGTCCCTGCCATTGTTGGTTGGGTTGCTCATATTCACCGGCACCTGTCTGATAGGACCCGGGAGCGTTCCGAATATGCCAGAAGGGTTCCCATGGGACAAGGTAGCCCATTTCGGACTCTTCTTCCTTCTCTCCGCCGTCTCTCTCTACGATTACGATAAGCTGCACAGCGGTGCACCCTCTCGCATCAGGTGGATCTTTTGGGGGGTTATCCTGCCGGTGCTCTACGGAGGTCTCATCGAATTGCTGCAGCTCTATATCTTTACCACACGCAGTGCCGAGATGGGCGATTTGATCGCTGATGTTGCAGGATCACTTACCGCTTTGTTGCTTGCAATAATTTGGGTGAGAAAAGGAAAAAATCAATAA